The genomic segment GCAAAGCGATGCCTTCAGCTTCCAAGAAAGCTATCTCTGCCACCACACAGCTGCTCCCAAAAGTGCCTGTGTGGTGTCAAGGCCAGGCAGGTGGCAGGAATCACAGGGGTATCCTGACACCCAGGACCAACTCAAGAACCCAGACACTAGCAAGCCTGTGCGTGAACACTGAGTCTAGGTGATCGGGCCGGGTTGCCTATGGCCTTGACAATTTACACCCCTGGAAAGTGAATCTCAGGCCCCTAGTGCCGTCCTGCCAGAGACAGCAGAGGAGTGTCTTTCCTGCATCCTCTGGGTTAGGGTCTCCTAAGCAGCCCCCCGAGAATGGCTGTACTcactgccatgcttcctgtatgtTCCAGCACCTGCTTCCTGCTCCTGCACCATGAAAGTCCTGGTTTGTGACCTGCTGCTGCTCAGCCTCTTCTCCAGTGTGTTCAGCAGTTGTCAGAGGGACTGTCTCACATGCCAGGAGAAGCTCCGCCCAGCCCTGGACAGCTTCAACCTGGAGGTAGGTCCCCAAGGCAAGGCAGAGAGGCTGTCCTCCTCCCTGACTACCTCCTCCCTCCCTACTCCGGAGCAGACTCTGAGTGAGAAGCCAAGGCCTCTCCCGCAGCTCACAGGACTTGCCCAGCATCACATGGCCCATAGGAAACAGATGCAGACAGGAGCTGCTCTTCCAACCCAGAACCTTGCGATCTTTCCACCATACCACCTGCAGGAAGAGCCCTGCCTGTGATGCCAGGTCGTTCCCAGGATTAAAATAACGTTACTTATTTCAGAGAGTGTGGCAAattcagaaaagtataaaaaaagagaaatttaaatcaCCCTTAATTACACCAGTcagagaaagtcagagaaagagaaattacacctgtctttacttttTTCCACTTATTATATTATACCAGAATAAATTTCCcatgttattatttctttccatgaATATAGTCTACAGTTGGCCCTCGGTATCTACAGGTTTCACATTCAAGGATTCAACTAACCATggatagaaaatattcagaaaaaaaaataacaataatatatcaataaaaataatacaaataaagtaatacagcataacaactatttacacagcatttacattatattaagtaatataagtaatccagagatgatttaaagtatacaagaggatgtgcatagccattttatttattttttacttttattttggttttttgagacagagtctcactctgtcacccaggctggagtgcagtggcaccatctcagctcactgcaagctccacctcccaggttcaagcaattcttctgcctcagcctcctaagtagctgggattataggcacccaccaccatgccccactattttttgtattttaagtagagatgggtttcaccatgttggccaggctggtcttgaactcctgacctcaagtgatccacctaccttgtcctcccaaagtgctgggattacaggcatgagccaccgtgcccggccgcatagctattttatataagggacttgagtatcTATAGATTTAGTatcctgaaaccaatcccctgtggatacAGAAGGACCGTGTAATTTGTCTAACGATTGAACATATatgtgccttttatttttgatattgcaGATAATTCAACAGTGAACCCCTTAGTACCAAAATGCtctcttatattttaaatttccaacttCAGGTGCAAATCCAgtattaaatttttcttcattaaataaaCTGCTTTGTCAACTATCTACATTTCAGTCCACATAGTTACTCCTCTCCTATTAAATCCAGTATAgctcaattattttttactttatagtcAAATAACTTCTTTCAAAAGATGCCATCTTTTAAACCCCTTAACCTTTCAAAATAACCAGAAGCACCACAGTTCCTTAAGGCAAACGTACAAATGTAGAACCGAGTATTTGCAGGGGGGCTAACACAACCTGGTGTCTCCCACCTCCAGATAACAGAGGAGGAGATAAAAATCCAGCAGACCCAAAGCACTAAGCTCTTGGGCTCAGTGGTTTTCAAGCCCATTTTCCAACCAGTCATAACTACCCAGGGCATCTCCAGTTAACCAATTCACTTACTATATTATACCAAGATCAATTTCccatgttattaatattattactttCCATGAATATAGTCTACAGTTGGCCCTCGGTTACGTGGTTACAGTAAATGTCTCCTCTTATTCATCCACCATGTTTCTCTCTGAGCTCCTATCCTGCTGACGATTCCCTCTTTCAGGAACCCCAGCCCTCTCTCCGTCCATGTGCCTCATTCTCTTCCCCACTCTGGCTACTGTGTTGGTTCCTTGTCCTCTCCCCATCCCCTACACATAAAGGATGACCAAGATTCTCTGCTTTCCACCTCCCTCTGAGAACTCACCCATACATCCCAGGCCTTCTGCTCCTCCTAGGCTGCAGAAAACTAGAGGCACGCTCCTGACCTcctctctcctgggctccagaccCGATCACTTTCCATAGTTCCCAGAAATCCTGCCTTCTCTTCCTGCCCTGCCATCGTGCCTGCGTCGGCCTCCTCCCCCATCCATAAATCCCACTCGCACTTCAAATCCCAGATTAAGTGTCCCCTGGTAAGAGAACACTGCACTGATTCTCCGCCCACCCCAGTGGAGTGGGCCCTCCTTCCTCGTGTTCTGATTGTTAGTCGTATCTGCAGGACTCTCTCTCCCCATATGGAGTGAGCTTTCTTTACTGATGGAGCTGGGTATCCCAGCATGCAGCACAGTGTGTGGCACAGAGCATAGCTCAATAAACACATCCCATCCCGCGGAAACTGGAAGATTCGAAGACCATTAGTCTTCTAATAGGCACATCTGCTGCAGTCTCTGTAAAGATTTTACGTTTGCATCTTTCAGAGAGTCAAAAATTTGGAGCATGTCTGCATCTCTCCATAGCATCTTAAATATCTGGGGTCTAGACAACATTCTCAGCTTTACTTCTTTGAAACAAGTCAGAAAATGGACCGTAAAAGCCTCACAATGGAGGACTAACACCTTCACAGTGCTTGCTAACCCCCCGGAGGATGCGGCTGcctgcttgtttttgtttctagCTTGTATTCACTTTTAACCTACGTTTAAGTTTAACAAAATGCCTAGAAAGTAGACACTCAAATCCCATTTCCAAATCTGGCAGGCCTTGGCTATGTCCCTCCTGTGAATGACAGGGGGACTCATATTTCAGCAAGGGTCCCTTCCCCAGTCCCTCCACCAAGCTCTTCCCAGGGTCCTCTGGATCCTCGGCTTCATcaagaaactttttatttctgctcCTAGTAGACTATTGAAGTATGGCTGCTTGTTGTTAAACTATAATTTTGGTTGCTAAATGACTCACACCCAAACCCACTGCAACGTCCTGGCCTTTAACCTAATTGTGAATGGTACTTACTTCATCAGCTCAAGGAGAAAAAACTGGATTCACTGAGTTGTTTTAGAGACAAAAACTAAGGCAACCAGTCCCCAAGAAAGAGTGtggggaaatttattttaaactccCTAAAAtgtggcctggtgcagtggctcacacctgtaatcccagcattttgggaggctgaggcaggtggatcacttgaggccaggagttcgagaccagtctggccaaaaagGCGaaaagctgtctctactaaaaatacaaaaattggctgggcatggtggtgcatgcctgtaataccagctactcaggaggctgaggcagaagaatcacttaaacccgagaggcagaggttgcagtgagctgagatcatgctactgcactccagcctgggggacaaagtgagattctgtctcaatcaatcaataaaattcCCTAAAATCTATTTCTAAACAAACTACCTTTTGGTAGTTCTTTCTATCTTCATGAAATGAAAATTCTAATGAGGTGACTTGCAgtaggagttccttatatgttTGTCTTCTGTGCTGTTCATCTTCTGTATTTGTCCTCAGATATTCTAGCAGGACCTCAGAAAGCAAAtagctcccaaatgtctcttggTCAGAAGTGGTGTGACTCTTTAGTGGCAGAAACTTGACCACCTTTGTGAGCTGCTCCTTTTATCCCCAATGGGTTCATGTGCCTGTTTCCCACTTTGTACCCTAATCTTTGAGCCCAGACACCCAAATGGCCATTTGCTCACTTTCCCCATAAGCCCAGCTTTATGGATCAATTTGGCAGCCATATGAGACTCCAGATGCCCATATGCATTCTGGCTTAATATAGTAATGCCATCAGCGTGGGCTGCCAACACGTGTCCAGCTCACTTAATAAGCCATTAACCCATCTCTGGAAAAAGGCTGGTGAGTTTCCCACACCAGAGGGTCGGGAATTAAGTTCCTATGCCCATCTGGTGCTACAAATGCTGTTGTGAATTTGCCTTCCTCCTATTTGCCCAAAACCCTCTCCTAAATCAAGAGTTGAGATGATTTTGTTAGCATCTAATTTATCTAATAGTGCATCAAGTCTGGGTTTGGACTGTGGCATCTGGTTTGATCACAGAATTTCATTTTCCCTGACTGACACAAAATCTAATTACCATCTGGGCTTAGAAACCCAGGGGCTCACAGAAGATCTAAGTACCTCCAGGTTTAACAACTCTTCCACCTGTTTCTGTAAACTGACAGAGcagaacaattcaacaagcagtTTGGGGCTCCTATTCTGCAAGGATTGGACCAAGCATGCTCAAAGGTCAGATCCAGCTCCCCCACTCTACCCTTCGATGGCTTTCCCAGTGCTAGCCACACTTCTCTGCATCCCTGTTGACTTTGCAGAGCAGAGTTTCTCAAACTTGCCACTATGGGCACTTTTGCTGGGGAATTATTTGTTGTGGGGGGTGTCCTGGGCACTTTAGGATGTTTActggcatccctggcctctaggTGCCAgtaacacacagacacacacacacacacacacatacaccccagtTCTGACAACCAACAATGTCTCCAGAGATTGTCAAATGGCCCCTTGGCAGGCAAAATCACTCCCAGTTGAGATCCACTCCTGTAGAGTACTAACTCAACAGGATTCTGATCTGAAAGAATATACTACACATTGATTCTAGCTGCTTTTCTTCCAAGTATTTCAGGAGCAGGCTAAGTACAGACCCAAGTGACTCTTTCTCTgtaggaggcttttttttttttttttttttttttgagacggagtctcgctctgtcgcccgggctagagtgcagtggccggatctcagctcactgcaagctccgcctcctgggtttacgcccttctcctgcctcagcctcccgagtagctgggactacaggcgcccgccaccttgcctggctagttttttgtattttttagtagagacggggtttcacggtgttcgccaggatggtctcgatctcctgacctcgtgatccgcctgtctcggcctcccaaagtgctgggattacaggcttgagccaccctcTGTAGGAGTCTTTAACCACCATGTTCTGTAATGGTTTCTTCCTCCTCAGAGCAAGTTTCAAAGCAGGATTTCTCCAGATATCATCCagcctcagaatcacctgggctgttgctaaaaatacaagtttatgggccccagctcagcctcccaaagtgctgggattataggtgtgagccactgcaccaggccaaatTTTAGggagtttaaaataaatttccccaCACTCTCTCTTGGGGACTGGTTGCCTTATTTTTTGTCTCTAAATCTCTTAATGCAATTTAAGACAAGGTCACCCTTCTGACCTTGACTTAGTGGGTCAGAATATCCAATGCTGTATGTTAAAAATTTGCATTCTAACAAACTccagtagcatttttttttctttgagacagagtcccgctctgtcaccaaggctggagtgcagtagagcaatctcagctcattgtggccttgacctcccaggcccaagcaatcctcccacctcggcctcccaagtagctggaactgcaggcatgcaccacaccccactaacatttttatttttgtagagatgaggtctccctatgttgcccaggctgctctcaaactcctgggctcaaaggagcttccctccttggcctcctaaagtactgggattataggtgggagccaccatgcccagcacagtaACAATTCTTATAGAATACTCCAGAAGTTTGCAATTCCATTGTTCTTAAGGCAGCCCTCCCTATCTATGGAAGGGAGGGCTGCCTTAATTTTTTATAATCAGTTACATTGCAGGTGTGAAAAAGTAGTTCCCTGCATCTCCCTACTGAGGTCATTCTGTCAGCAACTAAGTTCCATGTGTTAAGTATCTCTGAGTAAAAGCTAAATGAAAAAGGCATGCTCAGAAAAACCATGGCTTGAGCATCACTAGGGGCCAATGTCACCTCCTGTGACTAATAGGTGGACTTGGACAGGTTGCTTCTTGGAAACCCTACCAGGGAAGGAAAGGAACACTCCCATCAGACCCATTCCCTGTCTGTCCCCTCCAGTCCATTGGAATACAGGCAATACTTCCATCCAAACCTCAGCTCTTGGCCTCATAAAATCCTTTTTCTTGCATTGATTGCCACAATTCATATTGCAAGCACACAGAGGTAGCTGAGTAGATGTCTCAGACTGGGCTGCAAGGCATCTTTGAGTTCTTGTTCAGGTTATACTGTTACCTAACCGTGTTGTTTTGGACACATTACTGAACCGCATCATAAAATGCAAAGATCGAATTATATTCATGATTTGCAAACCCAGGCAAATATTGGAATTACTTGACCTTtgtaaaattaagtttttaattccTTTGTAAAGATAAGTTTTAATCCCTGGTTCTGTTCTTCAGAGATTGAGTTGAGTCTTgaagttctgtttttttgttttctcagtcagagtttcacttttattgcccaggctggagtgcagtggcacaatctcggctcaccacaacttccgcctcccaggttgaagcgattctcctgcctcagcctcccgagtagccgggattacaggcatgcgccaccatgcctggctaattttttgtatttttagtacagatggggtctctccatgttggtctggctggtctcaaactcccaacctcagatgattcgcccgcctcagcctcccaaagtgctgggattacaggcatgagccatcacgcccagccaaaattctgtttttaaaagctcTGCAGATGATTGGGACTCACATCCAGGTGTGGGACCCTTTAGACCAGGTGtgggctctgtctccaaaagaaaaaaaaaaagaaaaagaataaaagaatcctGGAGTCCTGGACTAATGGGACAGATGAGGAATCAGATAAGCAAAGGATGGCAGCAGGGTGACAGGTGCTGCTGTACCAGTGTGCATGCTAAGCACTAGGGGCATTCCAGTCCTGGTTGCAACTAGCTGCGACCCCTGTTCTTCCAGGGACTCTTTCTCACCTCTTTTCATTCCCTTCTTTTATACTCTTACCTAAATATAAAGTGACTTCTTGATTAATTCAGCTCAGTTCAACAAACCTCTACTGAAACCCTAGTCTTTACTGAAAGGAGAAGATTCCTCCAAGGGATTCAAACATGAGTAAGATGTGGTCCCTAACTTGTCATATTCTGCCTTAGAAGGTATTGCAATTTAATGACATAAAGCGTTAAAATTTCCACAAGAGGAATACAAAGTTCTGTgggaagacagaggcaggagagagcGATTCTTGCCAGAGAACTAGAAGGTATCAGAGAGGGGCAGCACTGGAGCTTGTCTGGGTCCCAAAGAATGGATGGAAGGATTCAACGAGGTCATTGCATTCgagggacagagagaaaggcATGCGGCTGTGAGGAGCTTTGAGGTGTTTAAGGCACTAGGAACAGCCTTATAGGCCTCAAGGGGCATGTGATGAAGACTCGGAAATAAGACCCAGATGGTGGGCTGGACCAGGTGGTAGAGGGATTTGAATGCTCTGCTCAAGAGTTTGGAGCTGTTTTATGGACACAATAAACAATTAGACAGCTGTGGGCAAGGTAATGACATGATTAGTTACTCTTCAGGAAGGCTATCCTGCCAGAGGTACCACATTGATGACGGTGGCAAAGACCAGAGATGCGGAGATCAGTTAGGGACCCACTTCACCTAACAGGCACTTAGGCGGTGGtagagggagtgggaggaggggcagAACTGTAGACTGGCAGGATGGGGGCGGTGAGAGGGGAGGAAAAGATATGCCCAGAGTTTGAAATCTGAGTCAGCTGGGAAGTGAGGTGCCACTCAGAGACAGGGACTGAGAGGCCAAGCAGAAGGACAACTGCATCAGATAAGAATGAAATTCACCCGCTAGTAACAAACACCTAAAGTGACAGTGGCTGAAATCAATAGATTCAGTTCCTCACCAGGAGTGAGGAGGGGACAGCCCAGGGCTGCAGTGGCAGCTCCagtctcctctcttttctctgccagTCGGCAGCTTCTAGCCCATGACTCCCATCCTCTGAGTCACTGCATGGTTTCTAGATGGCAAACACAATGTCAGCCCAAATGTCCACATTCCAAGCAGAAAGTTGGAGGAAGAGGAAAACGGGATGTTCTTCCCACTTAAGTCAGCCTCCTACTTTCTTGAAAACCCCACCTGATGCCtgatcacttcctttttttttttttttttctttttcttttatttctttattttattttattttttggcagagtctcacgctgtcacccaggctgaagtgcagtgacgtgataGCTCAccgcgacctccgcctcccaggttcaagcaactcttttgcttcagcctccccagtagctgggattataggcacccaccaccacacccatctaatttttgtattttttagcagagattggTTTTTgctatgctgaccaggctggtctcaaactcctggcctcaagtgatccgcccgcttcagcctcccaaagtgctgggattacacttccttttttttttcttttttttttttttttttttttttgagatggagtctcgctctgtcacccacagtggagtgcagtggcacaatctccactcactgcaagctccgcctcccgggttcacgccactctcctgcctcagcatcccgagtagctgggactacaggtgcgtgccaccacacctggctaatttttttgtttgtttgttttgtatttttagtagagacagggtttcaccatgttagccaggatggtcttgatctcctgacctcgtgatccacccacctcagcctcccaaaatgctgggattacaggcgtgtgccactgcgcccggcctacacttCCATTTTTATGTCGTCAGCTACTTATCACTCCAAGGAAGCTTGGGAAACATATATGTTGCCTTTAGGAATAAAACAGTGTTCTGTGCATAAGGAGAAGGGGAGATGAATACAGGCCAGACAGTTGCAGCCTCTGCCCCAGAAGGTGCCCTGGAAGCCAGGCAGGAGCTCCATGCTATGATGAGAGGCTCTGCCTACTGACTCACAGCAGCAAGGTCAGGGGTTTCCAGTAGGCTAAGGCCAGAAACCTAGACTGAAATTAGGGGTGAAGCCAAAACAGTAAATAGGAAGAAAAGCCGGGGGCAGAGGCTTCCAGGAGACCCAATCAGAACCAAGAACgtgggaggcagggggagggggggggAGACGGGGGGCCCAAGGTCAGAACCAGCCAAGAGGGGACCAGTCCAGCTGGTGGCTAGAAGTCAGGGTTGGCAGGAGAGGCAGAGCAGAGTGTTCCCAGGGATGGGGCAGGTCTGCTGGGCTCACATCTGATGATGGCATCTCTCCTCCAACCTGGAACTGGATCACAGGTTCGGCCTCGCACGTACAGTCTGCCTACACTTCACAGGGTCTTGACCCCCATTTGCTATAAATGATACACAGATAGTGACGACTGCTGTACGAGGGATGAAAAATTAACAACATCCGGGTAGATCTTTACACAATGACCTTAAAATAAACCTGCAGATTTGACTACATACTTTCACATCCCCAATTTCTTTAACCCATCTGACCTTCCACAAGCCTGAggacagaacaaaataaaagtctTTATGGGTGACAGTCATGAGTTGTGCTTGGCTCCAAAAACTCGACTAAAGATGTAACAGGGTGTGGTGTTGGGCGCATTCATCCTGTCGTAACTTCCTATGTTAACATGCTGTGACACCAGAGGTAAGTTACgctcacctctctgagccctgatttctttgtaaaatgatgGAGCTGGGTCAGATGATTCTCTGTTTGTTTCCAATTCTGAAATTCTACGAACCTAAAAACCTGTGTAAAACTGCTGCACGTTACTTGATAAACTAGATGCTTCAGAAGCACTTGCACTGGTGCAGTGGGCCGGATCTCCTCCCTCGCCCTGGATTAACAGAGGTTCTtgttccttctcccctcctcccacccgtATATTTGCAGGTGTGCATCCTCGAGTGTGAAGAGAAGGTCTTCCCCAGCCCCCTCTGGACTCCATGCACCAAGGTCATGGCTAGGAGCTCTTGGCAGCTCAGCCCTGCCGCCCCAGAGCATGTGGCGGCTGCTCTCTACCAGCCGAGAGCTTCAGAGATGCAGCATCTGCGGCGAATGCCCCGAGTCCGGAGCCTGTTCCAGGAGCAGGAGGAGCCTGAGCCTGGCATGGAGGAGGCTGGTGAGATGGAGCAGAAGCAGCTGCAGAAGAGATTTGGGGGCTTCACTGGGGCCCGGAAGTCGGCCCGGAAGTTGGCCAATCAGAAGCGGTTCAGTGAGTTTATGAGGCAGTACTTGGTCCTGAGCATGCAGTCCAGCCAGCGCCGGCGCACCCTGCACCAGAATGGTAATGTGTAGCCTGGAAGGGGCGTTCTTCCCAGCTGTACCGGCCACTGCAACCCATGAGTGAGTTGGGCACCAATAAGCTGGGGGCAAGGAGAGACCTCACACACCAACTGTCTTAGCCTTGCTTCCAGGCCTAGAAGCACATTcatccccaaacacacacacacacacacacacacacacacacacacacccctcaagGAGTCCAGCCCACCCTTTCTCTAGGCAGCAAATATTTTCCTATGATTGCACCTTGAAGCTGACCACTTCTGGCTAGAGACTGGTTA from the Papio anubis isolate 15944 chromosome 8, Panubis1.0, whole genome shotgun sequence genome contains:
- the PNOC gene encoding prepronociceptin isoform X1; protein product: MKVLVCDLLLLSLFSSVFSSCQRDCLTCQEKLRPALDSFNLEVCILECEEKVFPSPLWTPCTKVMARSSWQLSPAAPEHVAAALYQPRASEMQHLRRMPRVRSLFQEQEEPEPGMEEAGEMEQKQLQKRFGGFTGARKSARKLANQKRFSEFMRQYLVLSMQSSQRRRTLHQNGVQVIPQTACVQPQTCRLGIRIPSSPRH
- the PNOC gene encoding prepronociceptin isoform X2; translated protein: MKVLVCDLLLLSLFSSVFSSCQRDCLTCQEKLRPALDSFNLEVCILECEEKVFPSPLWTPCTKVMARSSWQLSPAAPEHVAAALYQPRASEMQHLRRMPRVRSLFQEQEEPEPGMEEAGEMEQKQLQKRFGGFTGARKSARKLANQKRFSEFMRQYLVLSMQSSQRRRTLHQNGNV
- the PNOC gene encoding prepronociceptin isoform X3, with product MARSSWQLSPAAPEHVAAALYQPRASEMQHLRRMPRVRSLFQEQEEPEPGMEEAGEMEQKQLQKRFGGFTGARKSARKLANQKRFSEFMRQYLVLSMQSSQRRRTLHQNGNV